One segment of Magnetococcus sp. PR-3 DNA contains the following:
- a CDS encoding helix-turn-helix transcriptional regulator yields MDKPTPEQIKQARKQAKLSQDNAAALVHATRKAWLRWEKKAEENEAREMPLASWELFLLKTGQHPALALMTD; encoded by the coding sequence ATGGATAAACCAACCCCTGAACAGATTAAACAGGCCCGAAAACAGGCCAAACTTTCACAAGACAATGCCGCTGCTTTGGTGCATGCCACCCGTAAAGCATGGCTGCGCTGGGAGAAGAAAGCAGAAGAGAACGAAGCCCGAGAGATGCCTTTAGCCTCCTGGGAACTGTTTCTCTTAAAAACAGGCCAACACCCGGCCCTAGCCTTAATGACCGATTAA
- a CDS encoding DUF6950 family protein, which produces MQRFKDWPNRLEAYLHARNNTPFEWGFHDCVVFACGAVEVLTGVQITLPIYADAKEAVVAIKAHGGLMMAVNKALPDRQVPPFNAQRGDIVLYMQGPWPTLGVCAGRVVFTPSEEGLRGVPLERAICAWRV; this is translated from the coding sequence ATGCAACGTTTTAAAGATTGGCCTAACCGTTTAGAGGCTTACCTGCATGCACGAAATAACACCCCTTTTGAGTGGGGCTTTCACGATTGCGTCGTGTTTGCCTGTGGTGCTGTTGAGGTGTTGACCGGGGTTCAAATTACGTTGCCTATTTATGCGGATGCTAAAGAGGCCGTTGTTGCAATTAAGGCTCATGGTGGTTTGATGATGGCTGTTAATAAAGCATTGCCAGATCGTCAGGTCCCTCCGTTTAACGCTCAACGTGGCGATATTGTGCTGTATATGCAGGGTCCATGGCCAACCCTTGGGGTTTGTGCTGGTCGGGTGGTTTTTACGCCCTCTGAGGAAGGTTTGCGGGGAGTTCCATTGGAACGTGCCATATGTGCATGGAGGGTTTGA
- a CDS encoding phage tail protein: protein MPPVIAAVTAIAQAGFWSTWLGKMVVGMVISTAISFVTTKKLKQPQFGGVDRTSSVRQPITFWRRIYGRTRTGGAVTFLHTTDNHRYMHMLITLASHEIEEVESVYFNDQAVVWDPITGAITEGDFAGRAWIWVGLGTTAGDADLHAALTDAAPAEWTSAHRQDGHAKLYVMLEWSPDVYPSGTPQISAILKGAKVYDPRTQTTAWSENVSLCLADYMTATEAGLGVNYGVEMGEASLIAAANVCDEEVALEAGGTEARYSISAVVDGQDSHRENISAMLGAMAGTAIYSGGRWVIKAAAWDLPIITLDESDLAGPIQVTTMLSRRELFNGVKGVFNAAKDNYVSTEFPSIQSAVFVAEDEGEEIWQDMDLHMVSSGTQAQRIAKIALLKARQQISVNITCHLSALKIRCGDVVKLTNNQFGWDEKPFEVTSWELMQGGSGDAPLLLVNLSLRETASSDYNWSTSEEQVVDPAPNTNLPSAWSLSAPTNMVLASGGDHLLIAGDGSVLSRILATWQASSSPFVVKHEIRWKKSTEISWSSTVVGGGDLKGYVGPVDDGISYDIQVRAIAHSGARSDWVSEYSHTVQGKTTPPTAPPSGFAITEDADGTRRFSWSADDQDADVRAGGGYKIRFASGSNSIWSNMDPLHEGVLTMAPYETNSLAAGLYTFAIKSIDSSGNESDDASWINGASMGDPRIGEALIYRREQDYGWPGSQTNAYADSDGHLHAAGTETWDDLPDSWDALSNSWDEIVESHNTIEYITPVLDVGQDLNFRPLVSAQCDGTETVTMQVGTEMEGAPVGAFVSPDVVEARYIKIKIAVTGTAPDIKSLVTILDAPSKKETWEDLNTSSGTNGLYAKVATGHFKIATRGGLASITQAQISAIQGVGAGWSWVLVSKSALVGSAIAAEFKLYDSTGTLADATVDVLLRGPKAES from the coding sequence ATGCCGCCAGTGATCGCAGCGGTTACGGCTATTGCCCAGGCCGGTTTTTGGTCGACTTGGTTGGGCAAAATGGTGGTTGGTATGGTGATATCAACGGCCATCTCTTTTGTCACGACTAAAAAACTGAAGCAACCCCAGTTTGGCGGGGTAGACCGTACCAGTAGCGTACGCCAGCCGATCACTTTTTGGCGTCGTATTTATGGACGCACCCGTACAGGTGGTGCTGTTACCTTTCTGCATACCACGGATAATCACCGTTATATGCATATGTTGATCACTTTAGCCTCACATGAAATTGAAGAAGTAGAGTCCGTCTATTTTAATGATCAAGCGGTTGTATGGGATCCCATAACAGGTGCAATAACAGAGGGGGACTTTGCGGGACGTGCTTGGATCTGGGTAGGGCTTGGCACTACGGCTGGTGATGCAGATCTGCATGCGGCACTGACCGATGCTGCACCCGCTGAGTGGACCTCTGCCCATCGGCAAGATGGACACGCCAAACTCTATGTCATGTTGGAGTGGTCTCCAGATGTCTACCCCTCAGGTACACCGCAAATTTCCGCAATTCTTAAAGGGGCTAAGGTCTACGATCCTCGTACTCAGACGACAGCTTGGTCTGAGAATGTCTCTCTGTGTTTAGCGGACTATATGACCGCAACTGAAGCGGGGCTTGGTGTGAATTATGGTGTTGAAATGGGGGAGGCATCACTAATTGCGGCAGCGAATGTCTGTGATGAAGAGGTGGCGCTTGAGGCAGGGGGGACAGAGGCACGATACAGCATCTCTGCGGTGGTTGATGGGCAGGATTCCCACCGCGAAAATATCAGTGCCATGCTTGGTGCTATGGCAGGTACAGCAATTTATTCGGGGGGGCGTTGGGTGATCAAAGCTGCAGCTTGGGACTTGCCAATCATTACCCTTGATGAATCAGACCTTGCTGGACCCATACAGGTTACGACCATGCTTTCCCGGCGAGAATTGTTTAATGGGGTAAAAGGGGTATTTAACGCAGCGAAGGATAACTATGTTTCCACCGAGTTTCCTTCCATTCAGTCCGCAGTTTTTGTTGCGGAAGATGAAGGCGAAGAAATCTGGCAGGATATGGACCTTCATATGGTCTCTAGTGGAACCCAGGCTCAGCGCATTGCCAAGATTGCACTTCTGAAGGCGCGTCAACAGATCTCGGTCAATATCACCTGTCATCTATCGGCATTAAAAATCCGTTGTGGGGATGTTGTTAAGCTTACCAATAATCAGTTTGGGTGGGATGAAAAACCCTTCGAAGTCACCAGCTGGGAGCTTATGCAAGGTGGCAGTGGGGATGCACCATTGTTGCTTGTTAATCTCTCTTTAAGAGAGACTGCTTCATCTGATTATAATTGGTCTACCAGTGAAGAGCAGGTAGTTGATCCAGCCCCCAACACCAATCTGCCAAGCGCATGGAGTCTATCGGCCCCAACCAATATGGTGCTGGCGAGTGGCGGGGATCATCTATTGATTGCCGGGGATGGCTCTGTTTTGTCACGGATCCTAGCAACGTGGCAAGCCTCTTCCAGCCCGTTTGTGGTTAAGCATGAAATCCGATGGAAAAAAAGCACCGAAATAAGCTGGTCTTCTACCGTTGTTGGTGGTGGTGATTTGAAGGGTTATGTAGGCCCGGTAGATGATGGTATCTCCTATGACATTCAAGTGCGGGCTATTGCCCATAGTGGGGCGCGTTCTGATTGGGTGAGTGAGTACAGCCATACGGTTCAAGGTAAAACAACCCCGCCTACGGCCCCACCTTCTGGCTTTGCCATTACTGAGGATGCCGATGGTACCCGCCGTTTCAGTTGGTCAGCCGATGATCAGGATGCTGATGTCAGGGCGGGTGGTGGGTATAAGATCCGCTTTGCTTCAGGTTCAAACAGTATATGGAGCAACATGGATCCGCTTCATGAGGGCGTGTTGACCATGGCCCCTTATGAAACAAATTCTCTGGCAGCTGGGCTCTACACCTTCGCCATAAAATCAATAGATAGTTCGGGTAATGAGTCGGATGACGCTTCATGGATTAATGGGGCCTCTATGGGTGATCCTCGTATTGGTGAGGCGCTGATTTACCGTCGAGAGCAGGACTATGGTTGGCCAGGAAGTCAAACGAATGCCTATGCCGATAGTGATGGGCACCTTCATGCCGCAGGTACGGAAACATGGGATGACCTACCTGATTCTTGGGATGCGCTGAGCAATAGCTGGGATGAGATTGTAGAAAGCCATAACACCATTGAATACATCACGCCCGTTTTAGATGTTGGGCAGGATCTAAACTTCAGGCCCTTAGTGTCTGCACAGTGTGATGGTACAGAAACTGTCACCATGCAGGTTGGGACGGAAATGGAGGGGGCACCGGTTGGGGCTTTTGTTTCTCCTGATGTGGTGGAAGCTCGTTATATCAAAATCAAAATCGCTGTAACTGGCACAGCACCGGATATCAAAAGCCTTGTGACCATTCTAGATGCCCCTTCAAAGAAAGAGACCTGGGAAGATCTGAATACATCCAGCGGGACAAACGGTCTTTATGCCAAAGTTGCGACGGGGCATTTTAAGATCGCTACCCGTGGTGGTCTTGCTTCGATTACACAAGCACAAATCAGTGCCATACAGGGGGTTGGAGCTGGGTGGTCATGGGTGCTGGTCTCTAAGTCAGCCTTAGTAGGGTCTGCAATAGCGGCGGAATTTAAACTTTATGATTCAACCGGGACCTTGGCAGATGCAACCGTAGATGTGTTGTTACGCGGTCCTAAAGCGGAGAGTTAA
- a CDS encoding BspA family leucine-rich repeat surface protein has translation MGSSWFIHNEGKISIGVNIALSEVVGSEDQWISVGDVTVTPRDGGNFTGVDALRLVDIPTGVAVRLNGVDQTPVAGVVTLNPLADLSEAGGVYTLSGLTLLPPTDDNSTFGFGVEVESTTDVATLPTAKTDQVQTTVTVMPVADLPTLVVADVSWDNSGQLPGPHALPLAITAAAGAVGELLTLELWNLPAGATLSAGTESGGVWTVTQAQLDGLALVVPEGFETAVVDVQALSTDGVETASNTTQFNVTITAGYGDALVFEVTTSAPGESVTLPGVSGHSYSVDVDWGDTTQTTANSYNDAGLTHSYATAGSYIVQLSGTATALLFEGSSAQNQLTKVLNLGATGLTTMGAMFRSCSNLTAVTQNGVVNTSSVTAMNHAFDGCSGLVTVTGLGDLDTGGVANFLSMFNGCSAMTSAPDTGNWDLSAATDLRYMFYGCTNMATTPDTSNWNTGTLTYLDYMFYNASSMPSAPDTSGWITSSVTSMGSLFSGCTNMATTPDTSGWITSSVTSMGSLFSGCASMPSAPDTSGWSLAGLSSLASLFSGCSDMATTPDTSGWNTSTITNMNSLFKGCSSMATAPDTSGWNTSTITNMNSLFKGCSSMATAPDTSGWNTAGVGNMSRLFESCSAMATAPDTSGWNTAGVSNFLGAFQSCSSMASAPDTSGWNTAGVSDLRYMFFGCSSMASGPDLSGWDVTSVLYADWFLKSTPGLTTPAYDALLLAWSGQALQSGVSVDFGASNYTSGGAAETARTAMINDDAWTITDGGAA, from the coding sequence ATGGGCTCCTCCTGGTTCATCCACAACGAGGGGAAAATCTCCATCGGAGTAAATATTGCTCTATCTGAAGTTGTTGGTAGTGAAGATCAGTGGATCAGTGTGGGGGATGTCACCGTGACCCCCCGTGATGGCGGGAACTTTACCGGGGTGGATGCCCTGCGTCTGGTGGATATCCCCACCGGGGTGGCGGTGCGCTTAAATGGCGTGGACCAAACCCCCGTGGCTGGGGTGGTGACTTTAAATCCGCTGGCCGATCTAAGTGAAGCCGGTGGGGTCTATACCCTCTCTGGTCTGACGCTGTTACCCCCCACCGATGACAACAGCACCTTTGGCTTTGGGGTGGAGGTGGAAAGCACCACCGATGTGGCCACCCTACCCACCGCCAAAACCGACCAGGTCCAGACCACCGTGACCGTTATGCCGGTTGCGGATCTGCCCACGTTGGTGGTTGCGGATGTGTCGTGGGATAACAGCGGCCAGCTACCCGGCCCCCACGCCTTGCCGTTGGCGATTACCGCCGCAGCAGGGGCGGTTGGGGAGCTGTTGACCCTGGAGCTGTGGAACCTACCCGCCGGGGCGACCCTCTCCGCCGGTACCGAGAGTGGCGGCGTATGGACCGTGACCCAGGCCCAGCTTGACGGGCTGGCCCTGGTGGTGCCCGAGGGGTTTGAAACCGCTGTGGTGGATGTTCAAGCCCTCTCAACCGATGGGGTGGAGACCGCCTCAAACACCACCCAGTTTAACGTCACCATCACCGCAGGCTATGGGGATGCCTTGGTGTTTGAGGTTACCACCAGCGCACCTGGGGAGTCGGTGACCCTTCCGGGGGTGTCCGGCCACAGCTACAGTGTGGATGTGGATTGGGGCGATACCACCCAAACCACCGCCAACAGCTACAATGATGCGGGCTTGACCCACAGCTACGCCACTGCTGGCAGTTATATTGTTCAGCTCTCCGGTACCGCCACCGCCTTGCTCTTTGAAGGGTCATCGGCGCAAAACCAGTTGACCAAGGTGCTCAACCTGGGGGCCACCGGCTTGACCACCATGGGGGCGATGTTCCGTAGCTGTAGCAACCTGACGGCGGTTACGCAAAACGGGGTGGTGAATACCAGCAGCGTCACCGCCATGAACCATGCTTTTGATGGATGCTCGGGTCTGGTTACCGTCACGGGTTTGGGGGATCTGGATACCGGTGGCGTCGCCAACTTCTTAAGCATGTTCAACGGCTGTTCGGCCATGACCAGCGCCCCGGATACCGGGAACTGGGATCTCTCCGCCGCGACAGATCTGCGTTATATGTTCTATGGCTGTACCAACATGGCCACCACCCCGGATACCAGCAACTGGAACACCGGCACCCTGACCTATCTGGATTACATGTTCTACAACGCATCGAGCATGCCCAGTGCCCCGGATACCAGCGGATGGATCACCAGCAGCGTCACCAGCATGGGCAGCCTGTTTAGTGGCTGCACCAACATGGCCACCACCCCGGATACCAGTGGATGGATCACCAGCAGCGTCACCAGCATGGGCAGCCTGTTTAGTGGCTGTGCCAGCATGCCCAGTGCCCCCGATACCAGCGGCTGGAGCTTGGCCGGGTTATCCAGCTTGGCCAGTCTGTTTAGTGGCTGTAGCGACATGGCCACCACCCCGGATACCAGCGGTTGGAACACCAGCACCATCACCAACATGAACAGCCTGTTCAAGGGGTGTTCCAGCATGGCCACCGCGCCAGATACCAGCGGTTGGAACACCAGCACCATCACCAACATGAACAGCCTGTTCAAGGGGTGTTCCAGCATGGCCACCGCGCCAGATACCAGCGGTTGGAACACCGCAGGGGTGGGGAATATGAGCCGTCTGTTTGAGAGCTGTTCGGCCATGGCCACAGCGCCGGATACCAGCGGTTGGAATACCGCAGGGGTGAGTAACTTCTTGGGGGCCTTCCAAAGCTGTTCCAGTATGGCCAGCGCCCCAGATACCAGCGGCTGGAACACCGCTGGGGTGAGCGATCTGCGTTATATGTTCTTTGGCTGTTCCAGTATGGCCAGCGGCCCGGATCTCTCCGGGTGGGATGTGACTTCGGTTCTCTATGCCGATTGGTTCCTAAAGAGCACGCCGGGACTTACCACCCCCGCATACGATGCGCTGCTGCTGGCCTGGAGCGGGCAAGCGTTGCAGAGCGGGGTGAGTGTGGATTTTGGGGCCTCGAACTACACCAGCGGTGGGGCGGCAGAAACCGCCCGCACGGCGATGATTAATGACGATGCTTGGACCATTACCGATGGAGGGGCCGCATGA
- a CDS encoding transglutaminase-like cysteine peptidase, producing the protein MSHKPVEQLLARLHFELKGAFVYVPDTQQFDQLEHWSSDAERDRILADHHGVLHGDCDDFALEIRRRAQDQGLPVDLMYCTVPLADGQRGGHLVGHAVGWIVDNRFEQIRSYQHSCEQDGYTYLKILPAGAKQWFDLVG; encoded by the coding sequence ATGAGCCATAAACCGGTGGAGCAGTTGTTAGCCCGCCTGCACTTTGAGCTTAAAGGGGCTTTTGTCTATGTGCCGGACACCCAGCAGTTTGACCAGCTGGAGCACTGGAGCAGCGATGCCGAGCGGGACCGCATCCTTGCAGACCACCACGGGGTGTTGCATGGGGATTGTGACGACTTTGCCCTGGAGATCCGCCGCCGTGCCCAGGATCAGGGGCTACCTGTGGATCTGATGTACTGCACGGTACCGTTAGCAGACGGCCAGCGGGGGGGGCATTTGGTGGGGCATGCGGTGGGGTGGATTGTGGATAACCGCTTTGAGCAGATCCGCAGCTATCAACACAGCTGCGAGCAGGATGGCTACACCTATTTAAAGATTCTCCCCGCAGGGGCCAAGCAGTGGTTTGACCTGGTGGGATAG
- a CDS encoding DUF3301 domain-containing protein — protein sequence MSDPTLWLLICTLVGLLWYYQMQARERAVRTAYQVCQEIGATLLDGGAYLTSMRLERHPQRLAIQIRRVYGFRYSIGDGLSHEGLIIQVGEQMQQVMLQPDPHEETLPSPTSHE from the coding sequence ATGTCTGACCCAACGCTGTGGCTGTTGATCTGCACCCTGGTTGGTCTGCTGTGGTATTACCAGATGCAGGCCCGAGAGCGCGCTGTACGTACTGCCTATCAGGTCTGCCAGGAAATTGGGGCAACCCTGTTGGATGGTGGCGCCTATCTTACCAGTATGCGACTGGAGCGCCACCCTCAACGCTTGGCAATTCAAATTCGCCGGGTTTACGGTTTTCGTTACAGTATAGGGGATGGTCTGTCCCACGAGGGGCTTATCATACAGGTTGGTGAACAGATGCAACAGGTGATGTTGCAACCGGACCCCCATGAAGAGACCTTACCATCCCCTACATCCCATGAATAG
- a CDS encoding RluA family pseudouridine synthase has translation MKSPSISLKGKDLEARLLHRDGLMLIINKPAGIAVHVGPGGGPNLEALFPALRFGLPKPPALAHRLDRDTSGCLVLGRHAKALSKLGKLFSQGRVQKTYWAVVQGGPAKDQGVMNFPLHKISSAQKGWRMVVDEEQGKASLTHYRVLGRSETHSWLSLSPKTGRTHQIRVHCAHMGFPIEGDLQYGATSSEPQKGLHLHARQIVVPISKNKDPIDVTAPPPRALRPLLEACGYRAQAWPSTQFEAQSR, from the coding sequence ATGAAATCACCATCTATTTCTCTTAAAGGCAAAGATCTTGAGGCCCGTTTGTTACATCGCGATGGGTTGATGCTTATTATCAATAAACCGGCTGGTATTGCGGTACATGTTGGGCCGGGTGGGGGGCCTAACCTTGAAGCTCTGTTTCCTGCATTGCGTTTTGGGTTGCCCAAACCCCCCGCTTTGGCACACCGGCTGGATCGTGACACCAGTGGTTGCTTGGTTTTGGGGCGGCATGCCAAAGCGCTCTCCAAACTCGGCAAGCTATTTAGCCAGGGGCGGGTGCAAAAAACCTACTGGGCCGTCGTGCAGGGGGGACCGGCAAAAGATCAGGGTGTTATGAACTTTCCCCTGCATAAAATCAGTTCTGCTCAAAAAGGGTGGCGTATGGTTGTGGATGAGGAGCAAGGCAAAGCGTCATTAACCCACTATCGGGTGTTGGGTCGCTCTGAAACGCACAGTTGGTTGTCGTTGAGCCCCAAAACGGGCCGCACCCATCAGATCCGGGTCCATTGTGCCCATATGGGTTTTCCCATTGAAGGGGATCTACAATATGGCGCGACCTCAAGTGAGCCTCAGAAGGGTTTACATTTGCACGCACGACAAATTGTGGTGCCTATTTCTAAAAACAAAGACCCTATTGATGTGACGGCACCGCCCCCTCGAGCCCTGCGACCCCTGTTAGAAGCGTGTGGCTACCGGGCTCAGGCGTGGCCCTCTACCCAATTTGAAGCACAATCTAGGTAG
- a CDS encoding tetratricopeptide repeat-containing glycosyltransferase family protein — MRPFEGDLACEQWLTEGLQALHQQADGHAVVLLTRLLNHCPDQRLALVEALLPTIPTRSTEALLRWSSLVEALQRRLPESPSGWLLGVVFQYARGDQQGARLRLQTRLTQPATTWPMWATCIQWWQAAGHAKKVAFYTAQAFSCHGHEPELHFLFADQHIALQQWEEAAQILEQALGLDAQQTQGWYTLGKVRVQLQDRAAALRAFNQVLRRDGNHTGACSRSGLLRCQHGEYTAGLEQLRQAVDQQPELGRLWFRYGCGLLWAGEARAGVDALQHAVQLLPGLAEGWSNLGLAWLQLEQLGRAEEAFQQAITLDPNQKEADLNLALLMLRVGQFEQGWSLYDQRWSWSGMFQPPAEGSLWRPPHPLPEHLWIVAEQGYGDTIQFSRYLLVLADAFQRLTLLVHPALLTLFKRSFPQLDIQALGHTKVPKHAHWTTPIELCRGLDPNLRHPPNPPYLEPSLLDNAQWQARLHMAGSDQRLRIGLVWAGNPKQSNDRSRSMSAGAFQPLVEEVSDALFFSFQVGSQQLHSTDELSHLGVVDLAPLLDDFDQTASALSCMDLLIGVDTAVVHLAGALGMPVWLLLSVDADWRWFHGKHRQSSVFYPSMRLFRQTHARDWSTPMDQMQRALLAPSREIKP, encoded by the coding sequence ATGAGGCCGTTTGAAGGGGATCTTGCCTGTGAACAGTGGTTGACGGAGGGGCTGCAAGCGCTCCATCAGCAAGCCGATGGCCATGCCGTTGTGCTTTTAACCCGCCTGCTTAACCACTGCCCAGACCAGCGATTGGCTCTGGTCGAGGCCTTGTTACCTACGATTCCGACCCGTTCTACTGAGGCATTGTTGCGTTGGAGCTCTTTGGTGGAAGCTCTGCAACGCCGTTTACCAGAGAGTCCCTCAGGATGGTTATTGGGGGTTGTTTTTCAGTATGCACGAGGGGATCAGCAAGGTGCCCGTCTACGCTTACAAACCCGCCTAACACAGCCTGCAACGACGTGGCCGATGTGGGCGACATGCATTCAGTGGTGGCAAGCGGCAGGCCATGCGAAAAAGGTTGCGTTTTATACCGCTCAAGCTTTTTCATGCCATGGGCATGAACCAGAGCTGCACTTTCTTTTCGCAGACCAGCATATTGCCTTACAGCAGTGGGAAGAAGCTGCTCAGATTTTAGAACAAGCTTTGGGTTTGGATGCCCAGCAGACGCAAGGGTGGTATACCCTGGGCAAAGTGCGTGTACAGTTACAAGATAGAGCTGCGGCCTTACGTGCGTTTAACCAGGTCTTAAGGAGGGATGGCAACCATACTGGGGCTTGTTCTCGTTCGGGATTGCTGCGGTGCCAACACGGTGAGTATACGGCTGGGTTAGAGCAACTCCGACAGGCCGTGGATCAACAGCCAGAGCTTGGGCGGTTATGGTTTCGCTATGGGTGTGGGCTCTTATGGGCGGGGGAGGCGCGAGCCGGGGTTGATGCTCTGCAACATGCAGTTCAGCTTCTGCCAGGTCTGGCCGAAGGTTGGAGTAATCTTGGGTTGGCCTGGTTGCAGTTGGAGCAGTTGGGTCGTGCGGAAGAAGCTTTTCAACAAGCCATAACGTTGGACCCTAACCAAAAAGAAGCAGATCTTAATTTAGCCCTGTTAATGTTACGTGTGGGGCAGTTTGAACAAGGTTGGTCTCTCTATGATCAACGTTGGTCTTGGTCTGGTATGTTCCAGCCCCCAGCAGAAGGTTCACTGTGGCGTCCACCACACCCGCTACCTGAGCATCTGTGGATTGTGGCTGAACAGGGATATGGTGATACCATTCAGTTTAGCCGTTATCTTCTGGTATTGGCAGATGCCTTTCAACGCTTGACTCTGCTTGTTCACCCAGCTTTGTTGACACTATTTAAGCGATCATTTCCACAGCTTGATATCCAAGCCTTGGGTCATACCAAGGTTCCCAAACATGCCCATTGGACGACACCAATAGAGCTGTGTCGGGGGCTTGACCCTAATTTGCGCCATCCACCAAATCCTCCCTATTTAGAGCCAAGCCTTCTGGACAATGCCCAGTGGCAAGCACGTTTGCACATGGCAGGCTCTGACCAGCGGTTACGTATAGGTTTGGTGTGGGCGGGTAACCCCAAGCAGAGTAATGATCGCAGCCGCTCCATGTCCGCTGGTGCATTTCAACCTCTTGTAGAGGAGGTGTCTGACGCCCTGTTTTTTAGCTTCCAAGTCGGTAGCCAGCAGCTGCATTCGACGGATGAACTCAGCCATCTTGGGGTGGTGGATTTAGCGCCTCTGTTAGATGATTTTGACCAGACCGCCAGTGCTTTATCCTGTATGGATTTGCTCATCGGTGTGGATACCGCGGTGGTTCATCTGGCCGGTGCTTTGGGTATGCCTGTCTGGCTTTTACTGTCTGTCGATGCAGACTGGCGCTGGTTTCATGGTAAGCATCGACAGAGTAGTGTGTTTTACCCTTCAATGCGGCTGTTTAGACAAACCCATGCGCGTGATTGGTCCACCCCCATGGATCAGATGCAAAGGGCTCTTTTAGCCCCGTCTAGAGAGATAAAACCTTAA